The following proteins come from a genomic window of Triticum aestivum cultivar Chinese Spring chromosome 6A, IWGSC CS RefSeq v2.1, whole genome shotgun sequence:
- the LOC123130198 gene encoding chloroplast envelope quinone oxidoreductase homolog: protein ELVMMAVNGGGLAEYAVAPASLTVARPPEVSAFEGACLPAAGGSALQLLKLARVSFDGTSGATSPKNALVTAASGGVGHYAMQLAKLVGLRVTATCGARNVDFVRGLGADEVLDYKTPEGAALRSPSGRRYDAVANCAAGVPWPALKAVLADEGGTVADVTPGVGAALTSIPQKATFAKKRLAPLMLAPRREELEWLVGLARQGKLRTMVDSRFPLSRAQEAWAKSMEGHATGKIDVEMGGAE, encoded by the exons gagttggtgatgatggcggtgaa CGGCGGCGGACTCGCCGAGTACGCGGTGGCGCCAGCGTCGCTCACGGTGGCGAGGCCGCCGGAGGTGTCTGCATTCGAAGGCGCCTGCCTGCCGGCGGCCGGCGGCTCTGCGCTGCAGCTGCTCAAGCTCGCCCGGGTCAGCTTCGACGGGACCTCCGGCGCCACCAGCCCGAAGAACGCGCTGGTGACCGCTGCGTCCGGCGGCGTGGGCCACTACGCCATGCAGCTCGCGAAGCTCGTGGGCCTGCGCGTCACGGCCACCTGCGGCGCGCGCAACGTGGACTTCGTCCGGGGCCTGGGCGCCGACGAGGTGCTCGACTACAAGACGCCCGAGGGCGCGGCCCTGCGGAGCCCGTCGGGCAGGAGGTACGACGCGGTGGCGAACTGCGCGGCGGGGGTGCCGTGGCCGGCGCTGAAGGCGGTGCTGGCCGACGAGGGCGGCACGGTGGCGGACGTCACGCCGGGGGTCGGCGCCGCGCTCACGTCGATCCCACAGAAGGCGACCTTCGCCAAGAAGAGGCTAGCGCCGCTGATGTTGGCGCCGAGGAGGGAGGAGCTGGAGTGGCTGGTGGGCTTGGCGAGGCAGGGGAAGCTCAGGACTATGGTGGACTCGAGGTTCCCGCTGAGCAGAGCGCAGGAGGCGTGGGCTAAGAGCATGGAGGGGCATGCCACTGGCAAGATCGATGTGGAAATGGGAGGCGCAGAATGA